Proteins from a genomic interval of Heptranchias perlo isolate sHepPer1 unplaced genomic scaffold, sHepPer1.hap1 HAP1_SCAFFOLD_675, whole genome shotgun sequence:
- the LOC137318236 gene encoding octapeptide-repeat protein T2-like, whose product RERERESARERERESARERESARERERERARASER is encoded by the exons cgcgagcgagagagagagagcgcgcgcgagcgagagagagagagcgcgcgcgag agagagagcgcgcgcgagcgagagagagagagagcgcgcgcgagcgagaga
- the LOC137318239 gene encoding uncharacterized protein, which translates to AREREGESARERERERESARERERESARER; encoded by the exons gcgcgcgagcgagagggagagagcgcgcgcgagcgagag cgagagagagagagcgcgcgcgagcgagagagagagagcgcgcgcgagcga